Proteins from a genomic interval of Sphingobacteriales bacterium:
- a CDS encoding glycosyltransferase family 2 protein, with protein sequence LLAGQVLFYLLAFTGWLFRNKNVSIPGFFVPFYFFIMNYAVYLGFLRFILKKQSVRWERAKRAS encoded by the coding sequence TTGCTGGCCGGTCAGGTATTGTTCTATTTGCTGGCATTTACGGGCTGGCTGTTCAGGAATAAAAATGTCTCTATCCCCGGTTTTTTTGTCCCCTTCTATTTCTTCATCATGAATTATGCTGTCTATCTCGGGTTTTTACGTTTTATCCTTAAAAAACAAAGTGTCAGGTGGGAAAGGGCTAAAAGGGCAAGCTGA